The Pirellulales bacterium genomic interval GCGCGGCGATTGACGGAAGCCGGTGCGCGGTTCGTCGAAGTGACCACCGAGTACATCCCATTCATCCATTGGGACACGCACGAAAACGGTCACACGACCGCCAAGCGGATGAAGTCGGAGATCGACCGGCCGGTAGCGCAGCTCATTCTAGACCTCGAACAGCGCGGCCTGTTGGACCGCACGCTGGTGGTGCTCGCCAGCGAGTTCAGCCGCGACATGATGATCGAAGGAGTGCCGGGAAGCTCGGCGAAAGATCAATCGCGAGCCAAGACCGACAAATTGCACGAAATGGTTCAATACGGATTGCACCGCCACTTTACCGGATCCAGCAGCGTGCTGATGTTCGGCGGTGGCGTCAAACGCGGCCACCTTTACGGCGAAACCGCGCCAGAGCGTCCCTGCATGGTGACCAAAGATCCAATCGACGTGACCGATATGCATGCGACCATCTTTACCGCGATGGGCATTTCTCCCAAAACGGCATTTGAAATCGAACAGCGCCCGTTCTATGCCACGAAAGACGGCAAGGGCAAAGCGGTGATGGATCTGTTTGGGTAGGTCGACCTCGGATGGTGAATCGGCGGCGGTGATCCGACTACCGCTGAATCGGCACGACCACGGTAGAGGTTCCCACCGGGCCAGACCACTGATAGGGCTGATAGCCGCCGCTGACCCAACGAGGCGAATAGGGGCCGTGGACGATGTCGATGCTCGCTTGCGGGCGACTGTTCGACAGGCCGTACCACTTCATGGCAGCCAACCGGGCGCGGCGCTCGGCGGCCTTTTGAGCCGAGATGGAGCGAAAGGCGATCGCTGGGTCGTCGTAGCGGCGAAGTTGTTGCTCGTAGAACCACATCTCAGGGGTGGCGGTTACTTCGCCAGGAGAAATCACATGCAGCGCGCCGGTGGTCGTTGACTTATCGGCAGCCGCAAGTCGAGGGCTTGCCGGTTGCTGTGCGAGCGACTGCGAAGCCGTCAACAGGGCGGAGAGAACGATGAAAGCAGAAAGGTATCGCATCGGCGGGTCTCCGAGAAACGAGGAAATGTCAACAGGATATCCAGGGAATGGCAAATCGTTGTCGGCAGATGGAAAGCGCCAGGCAGTTGCGGCCCGAAGGGAACTAGGCAAAGCGGCGCCAAGAAAAACAACGCTGCCATATTTTTTGAGTCGGATTGTGCCTGGCGGTCGGATTAACGCGATCGTTCTGGCGGCATCGGCACTTGCGTTCCACCAAGGGGTTGTGACGGTTGGGCAAGCTGTACCGGCAGGCCAAGAACGGTTTTGGGTGGGTATCGGGATCTCCATCGGATGCACTAAATTATAGGAGTCTCAGCGCATGCGATTCGTTGCGATGAGCCGTTTTTTTGACAGTCTTTCGTTTAAGAAAGGGAAAATCATGAAAAAGCTCGTGACGGTGTTGATGCTGGTCTGTCTCGGACTGTTTGTCGTCGGCTGCGAAAACCAAAAGGGTTCAGAAGCCAAAGAGAAGTTGAAAAAAGTTGGCGAGTCGATGGAGAAGGTCGGCGGTGAACTGATTGAGGGAGGCAAAGAAGCGGCCGGTGCCGTGAAGAGCGGCGCGGAATCGTTGATCGAAGCCGGCAAAGACTCAGCCAAACCGAACGGTGAATCCACCCCGGCTTCGGAGAAGAAATAGTTGGGCGTTTTGCCTGGCTTTGCCATGGTCGCACGGCGGCAATGCGCACTTCCACGCCAACGTTTGAATTTCCAATTTCTACGAGGGGAAAGGATTCCCCTTAGAATGTTTGCACTCTTAACGAAACACCGCAGATTTACGGACACCGCAAGGGCTACAACTGGGCATGGTACAACACGACTTGATCGTCATCGGCGGAGGGCCTGGCGGCTATATCGCGGCCATTCGAGCGGCGCAGCTTGGATTGAATGCCGCCTGCATTGAAAAGGAAACGACACTCGGCGGCACATGCCTGCGCATCGGGTGCATTCCGAGCAAAGCCCTGCTCGAATCGAGCGAACGATTTGCAGAGGCAAAGGAAAAGCTCATCGAGCACGGCGTCAAGGTCGCCGGAGTCGAGCTAGATTTGGCTGCGATGCTGCGACGGAAAGAGCGGATTGTGGAAACGCTCTGCAAGGGCATCGAAGGGTTGTTTCGCAAGCATAAGATTACGCACTATGCTGGGCGCGGTCGAATCACCGGGCCAGGGCAAGTTTCGGTGGCGGCGGCTGACGGTGCCGTGCAACAACTTGCCGGTCGGCACATCATCATCGCCACCGGTAGCATGCCAGCGAGTCTGCCGGGCATCGAATTGGATGGCGACCGGGTGGGTACAAGCAGCGAAGCACTATCGTACCGCGAAGTGCCGCCACGGTTGGTGGTGGTTGGTGGCGGCTATATTGGCATGGAACTCGGCTCGGTTTGGAACCGATTGGGATCAAAAGTCGTAGTGCTCGAATTCCTCAATCGCATCTTGCCGGGCAGCGACAGTGAACTTGCCACTGAGGCATTGGGACTGTTCAAGAAACAGGGCATCGAGTTCCGCCTGGGAATGCGCGTCACCAGCGCCGCCTTCGATCGGCAGCGCGGCATGTGCTTCGTACAATGCGCCGACGCGGAGCCGATCGAGTGCGACCGCGTGCTTGTCGCCGTTGGCCGCACGCCAGTCACGCAAGACTTGGGCTTGGAAACGGTCGGCATTAAACTCGACGGCAAAGGCCGCATTCCAGTGAATGATCATTTCCAAACAGCAGCCCAGCATGTTTATGCCATCGGTGATTGCATCCCAGGCCCGATGCTCGCCCACAAGGCAGAAGAAGACGGCGTCGCGTGCGTCGAAGGAATCGTTACCGGTTACTCTCATGTGAATTACGATTTGGTGCCCGCGGTCGTCTTCACGCACCCAGAAATCGCTGCCGTCGGCAAGACGGAAGATCAGCTCTTGTCGGACGGCACGCCGTTCCGCAAAGGTGTCTTTCCCTTCCGCGCCAACGGCCGCGCCCGCACACTGGCCGACGTCGATGGCAAGGTGAAAATTCTCGCGCACCAAGCAACCGACCGCGTGTTGGGCGTCCACATTCTCGGCCCGCGCGCCGGCGACCTGATTGCCGAGGCTGCCGCCGCCATGGCCTTCGGCGCAACGAGTGAAGATATTGCGCGCACCTGCCATGCCCATCCGACGCTATCAGAAGCCATCAAGGAAGCCGCACTGGCCGTTGAAGGGAGAACGCTTAGCTTGTAACGTGCTCGTGATGCGGCGAGCAATCGTCATCGTCGAGCTTGTTGACCGGAAGCTTCGCCGCTTCAGTCACTTTCCCAACTCTTTAGAATGACATCAGTTGCTATTTTTCGAATGTAGAAGAGAAAGTTAAGAGATGGGATCGAACATTGCCTCAGCGAGCAGCGCGAGGTTGCAGAGTCGAATTCGCGAGTCTCACGCCATTACGGCGTGAAATCGTCGTTGCCAGTCAATCCGGCCGCAAACTGCGCCAGCAGATCGGCCGCGCGATCGATATCGTCGAGCGAGATCATCTCGACCGCGCTATGCATGTAACGGTTGGGAATGCTGACCAAACCGGTGGCTACACCGGCGCGGCTCGTTTGTATCGTGCTTGCGTCCGTGGGAGACGCCCGGCCCATCGCGCCCAATTGAAACGCGATCTCGCCGGCCTTTGCCGCGGCAATGAGTCGATCGACCACGCGCGGATTCATATTTGGACCGCGATAAATGACCGGCCCACGGCCAAGGCATTTATCACCCTCTTGTTTCTTTTCAATGGTCGGGCAATCGGTCGCGTGGGTGACATCGACCGCAATGCCTACTTGAGGATTGATGCCATAGGCACTGGTCTGGGCTCCGCGCAGGCCAATTTCTTCCTGCACCGTCGAAACAGTATATAATGCGCAATTCAACTTCTTCCGGCTTGCCCGCCGCAACGCCTCGACGCAGACCCACAATCCACATTTGTTATCCATCGCCGGCGAATTCGCAAAATTGTTCCGCATGGGTTGAAAGCCAAGCTGCAACGTAACTGGGTCGCCGACGCTCACCAGGCTTTCCGCCTCAACCTTGTCCTTGGCCCCAATATCGAGCCACAGATCTTTCAGCTTCACCACTTGCTTGCGCTCTTCTTCGGTGAGCAAATGAATCGGCTTGCGCGAAATCACCCCTGCAATTGGTCCATCGGCCGCCCACACGGTCATGCGCTGGCCGACCAACTGCTGCGGATCCCAGCCGCCGATCGTTTGCAAATAGAGAAATCCCTCAGCGTCGATAAACTGCACCAGCATGCCAATCTGATCGCAATGCCCGGCAAGCATTACCCGCAGCGGCGCAGCGGCGTTCTTCACGGCAATCACATTGCCGTGCAGGTCGGTGCTTACCTTAT includes:
- the lpdA gene encoding dihydrolipoyl dehydrogenase, with protein sequence MGMVQHDLIVIGGGPGGYIAAIRAAQLGLNAACIEKETTLGGTCLRIGCIPSKALLESSERFAEAKEKLIEHGVKVAGVELDLAAMLRRKERIVETLCKGIEGLFRKHKITHYAGRGRITGPGQVSVAAADGAVQQLAGRHIIIATGSMPASLPGIELDGDRVGTSSEALSYREVPPRLVVVGGGYIGMELGSVWNRLGSKVVVLEFLNRILPGSDSELATEALGLFKKQGIEFRLGMRVTSAAFDRQRGMCFVQCADAEPIECDRVLVAVGRTPVTQDLGLETVGIKLDGKGRIPVNDHFQTAAQHVYAIGDCIPGPMLAHKAEEDGVACVEGIVTGYSHVNYDLVPAVVFTHPEIAAVGKTEDQLLSDGTPFRKGVFPFRANGRARTLADVDGKVKILAHQATDRVLGVHILGPRAGDLIAEAAAAMAFGATSEDIARTCHAHPTLSEAIKEAALAVEGRTLSL
- a CDS encoding M42 family metallopeptidase, with amino-acid sequence MDSTSLGFLKKLLETPSPSGYERPIQDVVRDYVADFADKVSTDLHGNVIAVKNAAAPLRVMLAGHCDQIGMLVQFIDAEGFLYLQTIGGWDPQQLVGQRMTVWAADGPIAGVISRKPIHLLTEEERKQVVKLKDLWLDIGAKDKVEAESLVSVGDPVTLQLGFQPMRNNFANSPAMDNKCGLWVCVEALRRASRKKLNCALYTVSTVQEEIGLRGAQTSAYGINPQVGIAVDVTHATDCPTIEKKQEGDKCLGRGPVIYRGPNMNPRVVDRLIAAAKAGEIAFQLGAMGRASPTDASTIQTSRAGVATGLVSIPNRYMHSAVEMISLDDIDRAADLLAQFAAGLTGNDDFTP